A genome region from Glutamicibacter arilaitensis Re117 includes the following:
- a CDS encoding alpha-ketoacid dehydrogenase subunit beta, with product MATDATGTRRLNTAKATVEAIAREMERDENVFVMGEDVGPYGGIFSSTTGLLERFGPERIIDTPISETGFIGAAIGAATEGMRPIVELMFVDFFGVCMDQIYNHMAKIHYESGGNVKVPLVLTTAVGGGYSDGAQHSQCLWGTFAHLPGMKVVVPSNPADAAGLMTAAIRDDNPVVFMYHKGIQGLAWMKKNRRSIGPVPGGDHVVEIGKAAVPRSGKDVTIVTLSLSVHHALDVAEELAGEGVDVEVIDLRSIVPMDTQAIIDSVTKTGHLVIVDEDYQSFGLSGEIAARIAEHDPTILKAPIGRVANPDLPIPYARTLEYTVLPTPARIKEAVLKQVGR from the coding sequence ATGGCTACGGATGCGACAGGCACTCGCCGCCTGAATACTGCCAAGGCCACCGTTGAGGCGATCGCCCGGGAAATGGAACGCGATGAAAACGTGTTCGTCATGGGTGAGGATGTGGGACCCTACGGCGGCATCTTCTCCTCGACTACCGGCTTGCTGGAACGTTTCGGGCCAGAGCGGATCATCGATACGCCCATCTCCGAAACAGGCTTCATCGGCGCTGCGATCGGTGCTGCCACCGAGGGCATGCGCCCGATTGTGGAATTGATGTTCGTGGACTTCTTCGGAGTCTGCATGGATCAGATCTACAACCACATGGCCAAGATCCACTATGAATCCGGCGGCAACGTCAAGGTTCCGCTGGTGCTGACCACCGCAGTGGGCGGCGGCTACTCCGACGGCGCGCAGCACTCACAATGCCTGTGGGGCACTTTCGCCCACCTGCCGGGAATGAAGGTCGTGGTGCCCAGCAACCCAGCGGATGCAGCTGGACTGATGACCGCGGCGATCCGCGACGACAACCCAGTGGTGTTCATGTACCACAAGGGCATCCAAGGCTTGGCGTGGATGAAGAAGAACCGACGTTCGATTGGCCCGGTTCCTGGAGGGGACCACGTCGTGGAGATCGGCAAGGCCGCGGTACCGCGTAGCGGCAAGGATGTCACCATCGTGACGCTTTCGCTTTCGGTGCACCACGCACTTGACGTGGCCGAGGAGTTGGCCGGTGAGGGCGTGGATGTCGAGGTCATCGACCTGCGCAGCATTGTTCCCATGGATACCCAGGCGATTATCGACTCGGTAACCAAGACCGGACATCTGGTCATCGTAGACGAGGACTACCAATCCTTTGGCCTTTCCGGTGAGATCGCTGCCCGGATCGCGGAGCATGATCCAACCATCTTGAAGGCGCCGATTGGCCGCGTGGCCAATCCAGATCTTCCAATCCCATACGCTCGGACGCTGGAATACACGGTACTGCCGACGCCGGCACGAATTAAGGAAGCAGTATTGAAGCAGGTGGGACGATGA
- a CDS encoding biotin/lipoyl-containing protein — translation MSQVLFPVLSEKDPDAEGTVATWFVDSGATVAEGELIAEVAVDKIDMEINAPAAGVLTHLVEEGAVVIQNSAIASIA, via the coding sequence ATGAGCCAGGTACTATTCCCCGTACTTTCCGAGAAAGACCCCGATGCTGAAGGCACCGTTGCCACCTGGTTTGTGGATAGCGGAGCCACCGTGGCCGAAGGTGAACTGATTGCAGAAGTTGCCGTGGACAAGATTGACATGGAAATCAACGCACCGGCCGCCGGCGTCTTGACTCACCTAGTCGAGGAGGGTGCCGTCGTTATCCAGAACTCGGCGATTGCCAGCATCGCCTGA
- a CDS encoding NAD-dependent epimerase/dehydratase family protein: protein MNSSENTGTARRVLVTGASGMLGGAVAQLLRDKGHHVRTFQRGASASATDEVRGSLADQQAVAAAVESMDAVIHLAAKVSFTGAWEDFVATNITGTSNLLEASKDAGVKDFVFVSSPSVAHFGDSLAGAGAGQADPDKAHGSYARSKAAAELQALGADSPAFRVTAIRPHVVWGPGDTQLVERVIQRAKAGRLPLLDQGAALIDTTYIDNAAAAIVRGLERMDHAHGRALVVTNGEPRPVGELIAGICQAGGAPAPKLNVPGWLARGAGSVIEKLWLAAGSRNLVHDEPPMTRFLAEQLSTAHWFDQRETHEVLDWKPEVGIDEGLQKLAEHYRAS, encoded by the coding sequence ATGAATTCATCGGAAAATACTGGCACTGCCCGTCGTGTTCTGGTCACCGGCGCCAGCGGCATGCTCGGCGGCGCTGTGGCCCAGCTGTTGCGCGACAAGGGCCACCATGTGCGCACCTTCCAGCGTGGAGCTTCCGCATCAGCCACCGATGAAGTCCGCGGCTCGCTGGCCGATCAGCAAGCTGTAGCCGCCGCCGTTGAGTCCATGGACGCGGTCATCCACCTGGCGGCCAAGGTCTCCTTCACCGGTGCGTGGGAAGACTTCGTCGCCACAAATATCACGGGTACCAGCAACCTGCTCGAAGCGTCCAAGGATGCAGGGGTCAAGGATTTCGTCTTCGTCTCTTCGCCTTCCGTGGCCCACTTTGGCGATTCACTGGCCGGCGCCGGTGCGGGCCAAGCTGATCCGGATAAGGCACATGGATCCTACGCGCGATCCAAGGCCGCCGCTGAGTTGCAGGCGCTGGGCGCGGATTCGCCAGCGTTTCGCGTGACCGCGATCCGACCGCACGTGGTGTGGGGTCCGGGCGACACCCAGCTGGTGGAACGTGTCATCCAACGAGCCAAAGCCGGACGGCTGCCGTTGCTGGATCAGGGTGCTGCACTGATCGACACCACCTATATCGACAATGCTGCTGCAGCAATTGTCCGCGGACTGGAACGCATGGATCACGCCCATGGGCGGGCCCTGGTAGTTACCAACGGCGAACCGCGGCCAGTGGGCGAGCTGATCGCCGGCATCTGCCAAGCAGGCGGCGCCCCGGCTCCCAAGCTGAACGTTCCAGGCTGGCTGGCCCGCGGCGCCGGCTCGGTCATCGAGAAGCTGTGGCTTGCCGCCGGTTCGCGCAACCTGGTGCACGATGAACCTCCGATGACCCGCTTCCTAGCCGAGCAGCTGTCCACCGCGCATTGGTTCGACCAGCGCGAAACCCACGAGGTTCTCGATTGGAAACCTGAAGTGGGCATCGATGAAGGCTTGCAGAAGCTGGCGGAGCATTACCGCGCATCCTGA
- a CDS encoding alpha/beta fold hydrolase: MVTELFPGVNAIYSKYLDVPSTSQVDSPGTEHRWHFLDNNEELEQRGIKPVGTLVCVHGNPTWSYIWRSLLNHVSEHQLPWRVVAVDQLDMGFSERTGKFRRLADRVNDLNDLTQALDLTGKITTVGHDWGGIISLGWAVAHPDQLENVVLTNTAIHPAGFELPSALKLASHPAVHGWGTKTSPAFLQVTHALAQPALAPAVRKAFMAPYTSADKREGVANFVADIPFSQEHPSRPALDEISEAVRSLKVPALMLWGPKDPVFSDRYLRDLMSRLPHAQVHRFEGSSHLVGEDNDIATPIFQWLAGEQNSKNISRAEALGEYRPMLAELDSRTEDQTTAVVDINPARSLSWAELGERVNALAAGLQQIGVKAGDRVNLLVPPGIELTTLIYACLRLGAVIVVADAGLGTKGMGRAIKGAGPSYLVGIDRALTGARLFGWPGIKIAAEDLPTAKRKLLGVAHTLPELYAAGGKASAQELAFEPATPDADAAVLFTSGSTGPAKGVVYTHRELAAMRDTLRETYNLKAGSALVAGFAPFALLGPALGATSVTPDMDVTAPRTLTAAALADAALAVDATTVFASPAALANVLETQDALNPAQRETLEGVSLMLSAGAPIPEHLLAKVQDLVPNARVHTPYGMTEALPVTDIDLPGIRAAGAGNGVCVGTAVAGATVAIAPIDALGVAGDQPEYTPNATGEILVRAPHVKDRYDRLWITEQLSTSIPGWHRTGDVGHLDEAGRLWVEGRLGHVLRTSKGAITPVAAEHAVESVAGAGRAALVGVGPAGTQAAVVVMETVPPARKPGPAANDLARQVRTAVGATGTEVAAVLVVPNLPTDIRHNSKIDRAALADWATATLAGGRIRKP, from the coding sequence CTGGTGACCGAGCTTTTCCCCGGTGTAAATGCAATTTATTCAAAGTATCTGGACGTGCCGTCCACTTCCCAGGTGGACAGCCCGGGCACCGAGCACCGGTGGCACTTCCTGGATAACAACGAAGAACTTGAACAACGCGGAATAAAGCCGGTAGGCACCTTGGTGTGCGTACATGGCAACCCCACCTGGTCCTACATCTGGCGCAGCCTGCTGAACCATGTCTCCGAGCACCAGCTGCCGTGGCGCGTAGTGGCCGTGGACCAGCTGGATATGGGCTTCTCGGAGAGGACCGGCAAGTTCCGCCGCTTGGCTGACCGGGTCAATGATCTCAACGACCTGACCCAAGCCCTGGACCTGACCGGCAAGATCACCACTGTGGGCCACGACTGGGGCGGGATCATCTCCTTGGGCTGGGCTGTCGCCCACCCGGACCAGTTGGAAAACGTGGTTCTGACCAACACCGCAATCCATCCGGCAGGCTTTGAGCTTCCATCCGCCCTGAAACTCGCCTCGCACCCTGCCGTGCATGGCTGGGGCACCAAGACTTCTCCCGCCTTCTTGCAGGTGACCCATGCATTGGCGCAGCCTGCGCTGGCTCCGGCAGTGCGCAAGGCCTTCATGGCTCCCTACACGAGCGCTGACAAGCGTGAGGGCGTCGCCAACTTCGTTGCCGACATCCCGTTCTCCCAAGAGCACCCGAGCCGTCCGGCATTGGATGAGATCTCCGAAGCAGTGCGCTCCTTGAAGGTCCCGGCACTGATGCTCTGGGGACCGAAGGACCCGGTCTTCTCCGACCGCTACCTGCGCGATTTGATGTCCCGGCTGCCACACGCCCAGGTGCACCGCTTCGAAGGCTCCAGCCACCTGGTAGGCGAAGACAACGACATCGCCACCCCGATCTTCCAGTGGCTTGCCGGCGAGCAGAATTCCAAGAACATCTCGCGCGCCGAAGCCTTGGGTGAATACCGCCCAATGCTTGCCGAGCTGGACTCGCGCACCGAAGACCAAACAACTGCGGTCGTGGACATCAACCCCGCACGCTCGCTGTCATGGGCCGAGCTTGGCGAACGCGTGAACGCACTGGCAGCAGGCCTGCAGCAGATCGGCGTGAAGGCCGGGGACCGGGTGAACCTGCTGGTTCCGCCGGGCATCGAACTGACCACACTGATCTACGCCTGCCTGCGCTTGGGCGCAGTGATCGTGGTGGCCGATGCGGGTCTTGGCACCAAGGGCATGGGACGAGCCATCAAGGGCGCTGGACCAAGCTACCTGGTTGGCATCGACCGCGCCCTGACCGGAGCCCGGCTCTTTGGCTGGCCCGGAATCAAGATTGCTGCCGAAGACCTGCCAACTGCCAAGCGCAAGCTGCTGGGTGTCGCCCATACCTTGCCCGAACTCTACGCAGCTGGCGGCAAGGCATCTGCGCAGGAACTGGCCTTTGAACCGGCCACCCCGGATGCAGACGCTGCGGTACTGTTCACTTCCGGCTCCACTGGCCCGGCCAAGGGCGTGGTGTACACGCACCGCGAACTGGCTGCAATGCGCGATACCCTGCGCGAAACCTACAACCTCAAGGCCGGTTCCGCGCTGGTGGCGGGCTTTGCCCCGTTCGCGCTGCTAGGCCCCGCCTTGGGCGCCACCTCGGTCACCCCCGATATGGATGTGACCGCTCCGCGCACGCTAACTGCTGCTGCACTGGCCGATGCCGCTCTCGCGGTGGACGCAACCACGGTCTTCGCCTCCCCTGCCGCGCTGGCTAACGTGCTGGAAACCCAGGATGCGCTGAACCCAGCCCAGCGAGAGACCTTGGAAGGGGTCTCGCTGATGCTCTCGGCCGGCGCCCCGATTCCCGAGCACTTGCTGGCCAAGGTCCAGGATCTGGTTCCCAACGCCCGGGTCCATACCCCCTACGGAATGACCGAAGCACTGCCGGTCACCGATATCGACTTGCCCGGGATCCGCGCTGCCGGAGCGGGTAATGGAGTGTGCGTGGGCACCGCCGTGGCCGGGGCCACTGTTGCCATCGCACCGATTGACGCCTTGGGCGTGGCCGGCGATCAGCCGGAATACACCCCGAATGCCACCGGTGAAATCCTGGTTCGCGCACCCCACGTCAAGGACCGCTATGACCGCTTGTGGATTACCGAGCAGCTCAGTACCTCCATCCCCGGCTGGCACCGCACCGGCGACGTCGGGCATCTGGATGAGGCCGGACGCCTGTGGGTCGAGGGCCGCCTTGGCCACGTGCTGCGCACCTCCAAGGGAGCCATTACCCCGGTAGCTGCCGAGCATGCGGTTGAATCGGTTGCCGGCGCTGGTCGTGCCGCATTGGTCGGGGTCGGTCCTGCCGGTACCCAGGCTGCAGTGGTGGTCATGGAAACCGTGCCCCCTGCCCGCAAGCCGGGCCCGGCCGCCAATGATCTGGCCCGCCAGGTACGCACCGCGGTCGGTGCCACCGGCACCGAGGTGGCCGCCGTCCTGGTGGTGCCCAACCTGCCAACGGATATCCGCCATAATTCCAAGATTGACCGGGCCGCGCTCGCCGACTGGGCTACCGCGACCCTCGCCGGTGGAAGGATCCGCAAGCCATGA
- a CDS encoding 3-oxoacyl-ACP synthase III codes for MNGNATFKHHNVALLSVNSVLAPEVVSSAEFDERLAPSLKRLRLSKKLLERVSGVKERRWWSDGVEFDDAAILAGKKALAQAGVDASEIGLLINTSVTRRNLEPSVASKVHNGLGLPSSAMNFDVANACLGFVNGMSLAANMIDSGQIKYALIVAGEDAKPTQETTFQRLNAETSTRDDYMREFATLTLGSGAAAAVIGPADAHPEAHRIVGGVSRAGTEHHELCVGGPSGMYTDTKGLLDNGLELVVDAWDEAHQSGWNWKSMDRYVTHQVSKSYTNAIIKAVGLVKDRVPITFSKWGNVGPASLPMTLSQEADSLKKGDRVLCMGVGSGLNTAMMEIAW; via the coding sequence TTGAACGGCAATGCCACCTTTAAGCACCACAACGTTGCGCTTTTATCAGTGAACAGCGTCCTCGCACCCGAGGTGGTGAGCTCTGCAGAATTCGACGAGCGACTTGCTCCTAGCCTGAAACGTCTTCGCCTGTCCAAGAAGCTTCTGGAACGAGTTTCCGGGGTCAAGGAACGCCGCTGGTGGTCCGATGGCGTTGAATTCGACGACGCTGCAATTCTTGCCGGCAAGAAGGCGCTGGCCCAGGCCGGTGTCGATGCCAGCGAAATCGGCCTGCTGATCAACACTTCGGTCACCCGCCGCAACTTGGAGCCATCGGTGGCTTCCAAGGTGCACAACGGCTTGGGCTTGCCATCCTCCGCCATGAATTTCGACGTAGCCAATGCCTGCCTCGGTTTCGTCAACGGCATGAGCCTGGCCGCGAACATGATCGATTCGGGCCAGATCAAGTACGCCCTGATTGTTGCCGGCGAAGACGCCAAGCCAACGCAGGAAACCACTTTCCAGCGGCTGAACGCTGAAACTTCCACGCGCGATGACTACATGCGTGAATTCGCCACGCTGACCTTGGGTTCCGGCGCCGCCGCTGCGGTCATTGGCCCAGCGGATGCGCACCCGGAAGCGCACCGCATCGTCGGCGGCGTATCGCGTGCCGGCACCGAGCACCACGAGCTGTGTGTCGGCGGTCCCTCGGGCATGTACACGGACACCAAGGGCTTGCTGGATAACGGCCTCGAACTGGTCGTGGATGCCTGGGATGAAGCCCATCAATCCGGATGGAACTGGAAGTCCATGGATCGCTATGTGACCCACCAGGTTTCCAAGTCCTACACCAACGCCATTATCAAGGCCGTGGGCCTGGTCAAGGACCGCGTGCCGATCACGTTCTCCAAATGGGGCAACGTTGGCCCTGCATCCTTGCCGATGACCCTGTCCCAGGAAGCCGATTCGCTGAAGAAGGGCGATCGGGTGCTGTGCATGGGCGTCGGCTCGGGCCTGAACACCGCGATGATGGAGATTGCCTGGTGA
- a CDS encoding ADP-ribosylglycohydrolase family protein, producing the protein MASNRRKAQMAYPLQAQDRIRGVLTGMASGDALGAGYEFNAPMPESAEISMIGGGLGNFAPGEWTDDTSMAIVIARGLLGSGGRFDAAASDYMIREWAKWAVQAPDVGNQTRAVLSHAQRVASEGGRTEPNTADALSGSEELHRRTGRSGGNGSLMRTAPVALAYLSEPPAAAFHAAVEISKLTHFDDEAAEACGLWTVAIQHAILTGELEIRAGLPLLNPERAMTWEQRIEQAENRQPREFSRNGWVVEAFQGAWSAITNAKETSKEHHLVSALEAAVRGGVDTDTVAAIAGSLLGAARGYSSIPLPWMEIVHGWPSLRIQHLLDISTELAG; encoded by the coding sequence TTGGCATCCAACCGTCGAAAGGCACAAATGGCATATCCATTACAGGCGCAAGATCGAATTCGTGGAGTTCTGACCGGAATGGCGTCTGGCGATGCTCTCGGTGCTGGGTACGAATTCAACGCTCCCATGCCTGAATCCGCAGAAATTTCCATGATCGGTGGCGGATTGGGGAATTTCGCACCGGGGGAGTGGACTGACGATACGTCGATGGCAATAGTCATTGCTCGCGGCTTGTTGGGATCCGGCGGCAGGTTTGATGCTGCGGCCAGCGACTACATGATTCGAGAATGGGCCAAATGGGCAGTCCAGGCTCCAGATGTCGGTAACCAGACACGGGCCGTTCTTTCCCATGCCCAGCGAGTAGCGAGCGAAGGAGGACGAACCGAACCAAACACTGCTGACGCGCTGTCGGGCTCAGAAGAACTACATCGCAGAACTGGACGTTCCGGAGGAAACGGCAGCCTCATGCGTACAGCCCCGGTAGCCCTTGCCTATTTGTCGGAACCACCAGCTGCGGCCTTTCACGCGGCTGTGGAGATCAGCAAGCTAACTCATTTTGATGACGAGGCCGCCGAAGCATGTGGCCTGTGGACGGTAGCCATTCAGCACGCGATACTTACCGGCGAACTAGAGATCCGTGCCGGACTGCCCCTGCTCAATCCAGAACGGGCAATGACTTGGGAACAGCGCATCGAGCAGGCCGAAAATCGACAGCCTAGGGAATTCAGCAGGAATGGTTGGGTGGTCGAAGCGTTCCAGGGCGCTTGGAGTGCAATCACCAACGCCAAGGAAACTAGCAAGGAGCATCATCTGGTTTCGGCATTGGAAGCGGCAGTTCGCGGAGGTGTAGACACCGACACCGTGGCAGCAATTGCAGGATCGCTGCTTGGTGCAGCTAGAGGGTATTCGAGCATTCCCTTGCCATGGATGGAAATTGTTCATGGTTGGCCGAGCCTGAGGATTCAGCACCTATTAGATATTTCTACTGAACTAGCCGGTTGA
- a CDS encoding DUF1883 domain-containing protein, whose product MTEPEFAEYSWDFLERGSILVVILSGPAHLRLMDPENFAAFQDGEEFDAFGGLARRAPYRIKVPHSGPWFLAIDVAGLNVRGVRHEVSVVPPQKLEQRRSGKD is encoded by the coding sequence ATGACGGAACCTGAATTTGCCGAATACTCCTGGGACTTCCTTGAACGGGGAAGCATCTTGGTCGTAATTCTCAGCGGTCCGGCTCACCTCAGGTTGATGGATCCGGAAAATTTTGCGGCATTCCAGGACGGCGAAGAATTCGATGCCTTCGGCGGGCTCGCCCGCCGTGCTCCGTACCGCATTAAAGTGCCCCATTCCGGCCCTTGGTTCTTAGCGATAGACGTGGCTGGCCTTAACGTGCGAGGAGTGCGTCATGAAGTCAGCGTCGTGCCACCGCAAAAGCTTGAACAACGACGCTCAGGTAAGGACTAA
- a CDS encoding NAD(P)-dependent alcohol dehydrogenase → MTTMVNAYAAPSATEGLVPTQIERRELGPHDILIDIKFSGICHSDIHTVRGEWGPPTFPLVPGHEIAGIVAEIGSAVSKHKIGDRVGVGCLVNSCMECENCLAGDQQFCEQSVGTYGSTDRDGTMTQGGYATHVVVTENFALKIPEGINLDVAAPLLCAGITTFSPLKHWGAGPGKKVAVVGLGGLGHMAVKIASAMGAEVTVLSQSLKKKDDGLKLGASDYRATSDESTFKDLHKHYDLIINTVSASINISDYLGLLRVNGTMVNVGAPAEPLPVNAFALIGGRRSFAGSQIGGIEETQEMLDFCAEHGLGAEIEVISADQINDAYERVLKSDVRYRFVIDTATLA, encoded by the coding sequence ATGACAACCATGGTTAACGCCTATGCGGCACCGTCTGCAACTGAGGGGCTCGTGCCGACTCAAATTGAGCGTCGAGAACTTGGCCCACATGACATCTTGATAGACATCAAGTTCTCGGGCATCTGCCACTCCGATATCCATACGGTTCGAGGTGAATGGGGACCACCCACCTTCCCACTGGTCCCTGGCCACGAAATTGCCGGTATCGTCGCTGAAATTGGTTCCGCGGTCTCCAAGCACAAAATCGGTGATCGAGTCGGCGTTGGCTGCTTGGTCAATTCCTGCATGGAGTGCGAGAACTGTCTCGCAGGCGACCAGCAGTTCTGCGAGCAAAGCGTAGGAACCTACGGTTCTACTGACCGTGACGGAACGATGACGCAGGGCGGCTACGCCACGCATGTCGTAGTCACCGAAAACTTCGCGTTGAAAATCCCGGAAGGAATCAACCTCGATGTAGCCGCACCGCTGCTCTGCGCCGGCATCACCACGTTCTCCCCGCTGAAGCACTGGGGCGCCGGGCCGGGCAAGAAGGTTGCAGTAGTAGGTCTGGGCGGACTGGGGCATATGGCAGTGAAGATCGCCAGCGCCATGGGTGCAGAGGTCACCGTGCTCTCGCAGTCGCTCAAGAAGAAGGACGACGGACTGAAGCTCGGTGCCAGCGACTACCGCGCCACCAGCGACGAGAGTACCTTCAAAGATCTTCACAAGCACTACGACCTGATCATCAACACGGTCAGCGCATCAATCAACATCAGCGACTACTTGGGCTTGCTGCGTGTCAATGGAACGATGGTCAATGTGGGTGCCCCAGCTGAACCGCTACCGGTCAACGCCTTCGCCTTGATCGGCGGCCGCCGCTCCTTTGCCGGCTCGCAAATCGGGGGCATCGAAGAAACCCAGGAAATGCTCGATTTCTGTGCGGAGCATGGTCTGGGCGCAGAAATCGAAGTCATTTCCGCAGACCAGATCAATGACGCCTATGAACGTGTTCTGAAGTCTGATGTACGCTACCGCTTCGTGATCGACACCGCGACCCTGGCATAG
- a CDS encoding PT domain-containing protein codes for MGLYGETPEPTEEPTAEPTAEPTEEPTAEPTAEPTEEPTEEPTAEPTAEPTEEPTAEPTAEPTAEPTAEPTEEPTAEPTTEPTEVPEAVAPESGDQVAPGEEELAYDSDPSNPAEGIYAFNVDADVEEGETVVTYRTSPSSEPQTIEGTVKDGQLVIKDGDSFGNNVKDFNQILVTVEDPKGNAISALLSGENVLKLQSEIIDDRLGVLLSEAGSDALRFDIPAGFPTVASDNFSFDLEYVAADGTPAVLSDADYVVDGETLVINDSRVSSLTAGTYYLSGKQQEETSDTAAAAAAFVNPAAEETGLTVSTWVGLYAPSDESSPNEEKTEEPTESSSAEPTAEPSASPSVEPTQENTPTASATQEAPDEDDNQKKQRDELADTGVNSALLIAGGLALGLIIVGGIAMAIRRRSRHS; via the coding sequence ATGGGGCTTTATGGCGAGACGCCTGAACCAACAGAAGAGCCCACAGCTGAGCCAACAGCGGAACCGACCGAGGAACCAACGGCTGAGCCAACAGCGGAACCGACCGAGGAACCGACCGAGGAACCAACGGCTGAGCCAACAGCGGAACCGACCGAGGAACCAACGGCTGAGCCAACAGCGGAACCAACAGCGGAACCAACAGCCGAGCCGACAGAGGAACCAACGGCTGAACCAACTACGGAGCCAACCGAAGTTCCCGAAGCAGTAGCTCCAGAGTCCGGCGACCAAGTAGCTCCAGGCGAAGAAGAACTAGCCTACGACAGCGATCCGTCGAATCCTGCTGAAGGAATTTACGCATTCAACGTCGACGCAGATGTTGAAGAAGGCGAAACAGTTGTCACCTACCGCACTTCGCCAAGTTCGGAACCTCAGACCATCGAGGGCACCGTGAAGGACGGACAGCTTGTTATCAAGGATGGTGATTCCTTCGGCAACAACGTCAAGGACTTCAACCAGATTCTGGTCACCGTGGAGGACCCAAAGGGAAACGCCATTTCTGCGCTCCTATCCGGTGAGAATGTCCTGAAACTGCAGTCTGAGATCATCGATGATCGCTTGGGAGTCTTGCTTTCTGAGGCAGGATCCGATGCCCTGCGCTTCGATATCCCTGCAGGATTCCCAACCGTGGCTAGCGATAATTTCAGTTTCGATTTGGAATACGTGGCAGCAGACGGAACGCCAGCTGTTCTCTCGGATGCCGATTACGTCGTTGACGGCGAAACCTTGGTAATCAATGATTCCAGAGTTTCCAGTCTTACCGCAGGCACCTACTACTTGAGTGGCAAGCAGCAGGAAGAAACCAGCGACACGGCAGCCGCAGCTGCGGCCTTCGTGAACCCAGCTGCAGAGGAAACCGGGCTCACTGTCTCAACATGGGTCGGCCTCTACGCTCCGTCAGACGAATCTTCGCCAAATGAAGAAAAAACTGAAGAGCCAACTGAGTCTTCTTCGGCAGAACCAACCGCGGAACCGAGCGCTTCGCCCTCAGTAGAACCGACTCAGGAGAATACTCCGACGGCTAGCGCCACCCAGGAAGCTCCTGATGAGGATGACAACCAGAAGAAGCAACGCGATGAACTGGCTGACACCGGTGTAAACAGTGCTCTGCTAATTGCTGGCGGGCTCGCGCTGGGCCTGATCATTGTGGGCGGCATCGCCATGGCTATCCGCCGTCGCAGTCGCCATAGCTAA